The following proteins are co-located in the Chitinispirillum alkaliphilum genome:
- a CDS encoding chitin deacetylase — MFITIGFDDNSRSGIPRSDTVVIEYPEGMLWALEYFRTLTNPAGSGNPATFDGTPARVAFYNTTYYASGYNGDNPALIRRMWNKLYEDGHEIGNHTHSHSENLVRATADIWRNEIQTCMDWMTKPLAPDTMPLWMQAESSDFGSGIPRRDIVGFRTPFLAYGDSLFPTLKEEGIIYDCTIEEGNHREHDGTNFRWPYTLDNGSPGHTESWRGNPDNSDHFTVPKVPGLWQLPNHVALVPSQEEAARYGIEHCIRSEIAKNIPWFNSESGKITLFDYNIWHEAELSDKEFLAILKFTFHKRLEGNRAPLMIGAHSEYFHSDRDERCPNAPDTRERQKVFEDFLEYTLTYPMVRIVRPIDIITWVRDPVPLPEYTSVAEGNRTQASKRAEVSITLNGFQISLGEGVVNGNRVPLTLYTPQGRMVSYDVVPIETGRISWNPGKNLASGAYILDIGGVLSRSIVIP; from the coding sequence ATGTTCATCACAATAGGTTTTGATGATAACTCCCGGTCAGGAATTCCCAGAAGCGATACTGTAGTCATTGAATACCCGGAAGGAATGCTTTGGGCTCTTGAATATTTCAGAACATTGACCAATCCTGCCGGCAGTGGAAATCCTGCGACCTTTGACGGGACACCTGCGAGAGTTGCCTTTTATAATACAACATATTATGCATCCGGATACAACGGAGATAATCCTGCACTTATAAGAAGAATGTGGAATAAGCTCTATGAGGATGGACATGAAATTGGAAATCATACCCACAGCCATAGCGAAAACCTGGTCAGGGCAACAGCTGATATATGGAGAAACGAAATTCAAACCTGTATGGATTGGATGACAAAACCTCTTGCCCCCGATACCATGCCCTTGTGGATGCAGGCTGAAAGCAGTGATTTTGGTTCAGGTATTCCCCGCAGAGACATAGTAGGTTTCCGCACACCTTTTCTTGCCTATGGCGATTCTCTGTTTCCGACGCTTAAAGAGGAAGGGATAATCTATGACTGTACCATTGAGGAAGGTAATCACCGGGAACATGACGGAACCAATTTCCGCTGGCCCTACACACTTGACAATGGCAGCCCGGGGCATACAGAAAGCTGGCGGGGCAACCCAGATAACTCAGACCATTTCACCGTACCAAAAGTTCCCGGATTATGGCAGCTCCCAAATCACGTAGCCCTGGTCCCTTCCCAGGAAGAGGCTGCCCGATACGGAATTGAACATTGTATCAGATCCGAAATTGCCAAAAATATCCCCTGGTTTAATTCTGAAAGCGGAAAAATAACCCTGTTTGACTACAACATCTGGCATGAGGCAGAACTTAGCGACAAGGAGTTTCTTGCTATCCTCAAATTTACATTTCACAAAAGGCTTGAGGGCAACCGGGCACCCCTGATGATCGGAGCACATTCGGAATATTTTCACTCTGACCGTGACGAAAGATGCCCCAATGCTCCAGACACACGGGAGAGGCAGAAAGTGTTCGAGGATTTCCTTGAATACACACTCACCTATCCGATGGTTCGTATTGTAAGGCCAATAGATATCATCACCTGGGTTCGCGATCCGGTACCGTTGCCAGAGTACACCTCTGTTGCAGAGGGTAACAGAACACAAGCCTCCAAAAGAGCTGAAGTTTCGATAACACTCAATGGCTTTCAGATTTCCTTAGGAGAAGGGGTTGTGAATGGCAACAGAGTCCCCCTCACTCTCTATACACCTCAGGGAAGGATGGTGTCATATGATGTGGTTCCAATCGAAACAGGGCGGATTTCCTGGAATCCCGGTAAAAACCTTGCAAGTGGCGCCTACATTTTGGATATCGGGGGTGTTTTATCCAGATCTATAGTTATACCCTAA
- a CDS encoding ion transporting P-type ATPase — MSTNGSHHDQKKTPWHSYSTEKAFNLQKTSPGGLGKDEAAQRLEQYGPNQLRQEKKRPSWKRLLDQFNNVLMIILIIAGIASLLLGHPIDAGAIFGVVIIIALVGFIQEGKAESALESIKGMLSPMANVIRSGQTREIPAQEVVPGDIVIVESGDRIPADVRLVEANRFRTQEASLTGESEPIDKSVQEVEEDTDLADRSNMAFAGTMAVQGKAKGLVVETGSSTEIGRISEMLQEVEKIQTPLLRHLNKAGKKLAIIIISAAAVVGLIGVLVHGLPLTEAFMASVALAVASIPEGLPAIVTITLALGVQTMARRNAIIRKLPAVETLGSTTTIFSDKTGTLTKNEMTAQNIALGDSEIQISGIGFAPEGEFFLNGEKTENQENGNTEKINPDQHPVLSRFLIAGALCNDASIYKEDQEWKVNGDPTEGALIVAAAKAGYDLKTLQKEWERKDSIPFESERKYMATLDKSPRETRIHVKGAPDRIFEMCKKVITPKGEKEFNSKEWETRMEKLSSQGLRVLAVAEKTVDGNTELNEKSAESDLVFLGLVGLLDPPREAAIGAIEKCLRAGIRPVMVTGDHALTARAIGAKLGLRQTEHSMTGKEIEKISDEQLRSRIEEVDIYARAAPEHKLRLVEAAQAEGEVCAMTGDGVNDAPALKRADVGVSMGVTGTEAARDASEMVLADDNFASIVNAIEEGRKVYDNIRKTILFLLPTNGGQGSAIALAVIGGTMLPVTPVQALWVNMIVAITLGLALGFEKGETDLMQRKPRDPNAPLLDTFLLWRVVFVSILLLAGVYGMFMWQLNIEGVPEEVARSAAVNLLVMATAAYLINSRFLINSSLSLKGIFGSRPVLIAIGLVIILQLIWTYTGPMQVLFGSAPIGWNHWIIIIIASIAVFLLVELEKAIWRWLAARKSNA, encoded by the coding sequence ATGAGTACCAATGGTTCACATCACGATCAGAAAAAGACACCCTGGCACTCCTATTCGACAGAAAAAGCGTTTAATCTGCAAAAAACCTCCCCCGGCGGTTTAGGTAAAGATGAAGCTGCACAACGACTTGAGCAATACGGCCCAAATCAGTTACGTCAGGAGAAAAAACGTCCCTCATGGAAACGCCTTTTGGACCAGTTTAACAATGTACTCATGATTATCCTCATAATTGCCGGAATAGCAAGCCTTTTACTTGGACACCCAATAGATGCCGGGGCAATTTTTGGTGTTGTTATAATTATTGCACTGGTTGGTTTTATTCAAGAGGGAAAGGCGGAAAGTGCATTGGAGAGCATAAAGGGCATGCTCTCACCAATGGCTAACGTAATCCGTTCGGGTCAGACCAGGGAAATACCTGCCCAGGAAGTGGTTCCAGGGGATATTGTCATTGTAGAAAGTGGAGATCGGATTCCTGCTGATGTGCGGCTTGTTGAAGCAAACCGGTTTCGAACTCAGGAAGCTTCCCTAACGGGTGAGTCTGAACCCATAGACAAGTCGGTTCAGGAAGTGGAAGAGGATACAGATCTTGCCGATCGCAGCAATATGGCTTTTGCAGGAACCATGGCTGTACAGGGTAAAGCAAAGGGTTTGGTTGTGGAGACCGGAAGCAGCACTGAAATAGGACGCATATCCGAGATGCTTCAGGAGGTCGAAAAAATTCAAACCCCTCTATTGCGCCATCTCAATAAGGCAGGAAAAAAACTGGCTATAATAATCATAAGTGCAGCGGCCGTTGTGGGTCTGATTGGAGTACTGGTACACGGCCTGCCTCTTACCGAAGCGTTTATGGCCAGTGTGGCACTTGCGGTAGCTTCGATTCCTGAAGGGCTACCTGCGATTGTTACCATTACCCTGGCCCTGGGTGTTCAGACTATGGCACGCCGCAACGCGATAATCCGTAAATTGCCAGCCGTTGAGACACTTGGCTCCACTACAACCATATTTTCAGATAAAACCGGTACCCTAACCAAAAACGAAATGACTGCGCAGAATATTGCTCTTGGTGACAGTGAGATTCAGATTTCGGGAATCGGTTTTGCCCCTGAGGGAGAATTTTTCCTCAATGGAGAAAAAACCGAAAACCAGGAAAATGGAAATACAGAAAAGATCAATCCGGATCAGCATCCGGTGCTTAGCCGATTTCTGATCGCAGGAGCTTTGTGCAATGATGCAAGTATTTACAAAGAGGATCAGGAGTGGAAAGTTAACGGAGACCCAACCGAAGGAGCACTGATTGTAGCAGCTGCCAAGGCTGGCTATGATCTTAAAACGCTTCAAAAAGAGTGGGAACGCAAAGACTCCATCCCTTTTGAATCAGAACGGAAATATATGGCGACCCTTGACAAAAGCCCCAGGGAAACCCGAATCCATGTAAAAGGTGCACCGGACCGAATCTTTGAAATGTGTAAGAAGGTTATCACTCCAAAGGGCGAAAAAGAATTTAACAGCAAAGAATGGGAAACACGAATGGAAAAGCTTTCTTCCCAGGGTCTGAGGGTCCTTGCGGTGGCAGAAAAAACAGTTGATGGCAACACAGAGCTGAATGAAAAAAGTGCTGAGTCAGATCTTGTATTCCTGGGACTGGTCGGACTTCTTGATCCGCCAAGGGAAGCTGCCATTGGAGCGATAGAGAAATGTCTCCGTGCCGGAATTCGTCCGGTAATGGTCACTGGTGATCATGCATTAACAGCCCGCGCCATAGGAGCAAAGCTCGGCCTTCGTCAAACAGAGCATTCCATGACAGGAAAAGAGATCGAGAAAATTTCCGATGAGCAATTAAGAAGCCGTATCGAAGAAGTTGACATATATGCAAGGGCCGCCCCCGAGCACAAGCTCCGTCTGGTTGAAGCTGCACAGGCTGAGGGAGAAGTTTGTGCCATGACCGGCGATGGGGTAAATGACGCCCCTGCTCTAAAACGAGCCGATGTAGGAGTGTCGATGGGTGTCACTGGTACGGAGGCTGCAAGAGACGCCTCTGAAATGGTTTTGGCAGATGACAACTTCGCAAGCATTGTCAATGCAATAGAAGAGGGCAGAAAAGTATACGACAATATAAGAAAAACTATCCTTTTCTTGTTACCTACCAATGGTGGTCAGGGATCCGCGATTGCTCTTGCCGTCATAGGAGGTACGATGCTTCCGGTTACACCTGTTCAGGCATTATGGGTAAATATGATAGTGGCCATAACACTTGGTTTGGCGCTTGGCTTTGAGAAGGGGGAAACAGACCTGATGCAGCGCAAACCACGTGATCCAAACGCACCGCTTTTGGATACATTTCTACTCTGGCGCGTTGTTTTTGTTTCCATCCTGCTTTTGGCGGGAGTGTATGGTATGTTTATGTGGCAGCTTAATATAGAAGGAGTACCAGAGGAGGTTGCCAGGTCTGCAGCAGTCAATCTTCTCGTTATGGCTACTGCCGCCTATCTGATCAACAGCCGCTTTCTTATAAACAGTTCATTATCACTAAAAGGGATTTTTGGCAGCCGTCCGGTTTTGATCGCCATAGGGCTGGTAATTATACTCCAGCTCATTTGGACATATACCGGGCCCATGCAGGTATTATTCGGAAGTGCTCCGATTGGATGGAATCATTGGATCATAATAATCATCGCCTCTATAGCGGTATTCCTGCTCGTAGAGCTGGAAAAAGCAATCTGGAGATGGCTTGCAGCACGAAAAAGTAATGCTTAG
- a CDS encoding diguanylate cyclase/phosphodiesterase (GGDEF & EAL domains) with PAS/PAC sensor(s), with protein MGEKILHCYDDKHQCDKYIRAILETTAEGFFSVEASSQRIIDVNDRFCTMSGYNRDEILQLSVSDIEYVLDNAQIDKQIQEVINKGSEIFETKHKRKNGAVYEVEISASYLDFSIDKIICFCRDITERKRKEIALKHSEEKYRSIVECVNDVIYRLTPEGIISFASPNWPDKLGHSLDEVLGASFEAFVHPGDVGICRDAINGMVAQKMSGSGLEFRVTHKSGQWLWYVSNASPQFDSQGRVVGIIAVGRCIDERKKMEQALRKSEERFRNVIDAAEEFVYEVDTYLRVTFISDKVKDVLGYEAKEIIGKSLFDFLGDNADVPGIKTTLNHIVRNRKPIRGMEYCCSTKCGQNRVLFVNALPFSDEEGEIAGYQGTVEDVTCRKTAEESLRQSEEKYRAIFDKSVQGMYLHDFEGKIIDVNQMACEQSGYSREELLSKTIFDFGPIVIKNDGRSIEHLMREWKTWNPGERVILELESRKKDGRVYTVEISTGVIRYGQRNLILALAQDITVRRKTEESLLNIQKLESLGILAGGIAHDFNNLLTGIFGFIDMARNETSDESVRGYLTEAVESIDRARGLTNQLLTFARGGAPVKKPCNMPSFIKKTALFALSGSKLSCRFGLPDELWMCNIDAAQIAQVLDNIIINAIQAMPSGGEIEISAVNTPIRPEAHPKLSAGDYLRITIKDYGTGIPENIQTKIFDPFFTTKLNGHGLGLATSFSIIKRHGGCIEVESVPGKGSVFFLYIPTSRESIPGQPQKISRAHRGTGCILVMDDDELIQATVKNMLKMLGYTSLSAKEGAEAIEMFYADHKGERRITGMIFDLTIPGGMGGLKAVTEIRNTDREIPVIVASGYADDPVIANPERYGFTASICKPFRVSELAEVLAVNCNKSDCISNE; from the coding sequence ATGGGTGAAAAAATATTGCACTGTTATGATGACAAGCACCAATGTGATAAATACATACGTGCGATTCTGGAAACTACTGCCGAGGGATTCTTTTCGGTTGAAGCGTCTTCTCAAAGAATAATCGATGTCAATGATAGATTTTGCACAATGTCAGGGTATAACAGAGATGAAATTCTTCAGTTATCAGTATCCGATATTGAATACGTACTCGACAATGCGCAAATCGACAAACAAATTCAGGAAGTTATAAACAAGGGATCTGAAATATTTGAAACAAAGCACAAAAGAAAAAATGGTGCTGTCTATGAAGTAGAAATATCTGCCTCATATCTTGACTTTTCTATTGACAAGATTATCTGTTTTTGCAGAGATATCACAGAGAGAAAGAGAAAAGAAATCGCGTTAAAACACAGTGAGGAAAAGTATCGCTCAATTGTAGAGTGTGTTAACGATGTGATTTACCGCCTTACCCCAGAAGGTATCATCTCATTTGCATCTCCCAACTGGCCAGATAAACTGGGTCACTCTTTGGATGAGGTCCTTGGAGCTTCATTTGAGGCATTTGTACATCCCGGGGATGTTGGGATATGCAGAGATGCAATAAATGGTATGGTTGCGCAAAAAATGAGCGGGAGTGGGTTGGAGTTTCGTGTTACACATAAGAGCGGACAGTGGCTGTGGTATGTTTCAAATGCATCTCCCCAATTCGATTCTCAGGGGCGTGTAGTTGGCATAATAGCAGTGGGGCGCTGTATCGATGAACGCAAAAAAATGGAACAGGCACTTCGTAAAAGTGAAGAAAGATTTAGAAACGTAATTGACGCTGCAGAGGAGTTTGTGTATGAAGTAGACACTTATCTCAGGGTAACATTTATAAGCGATAAAGTGAAAGATGTTCTCGGGTATGAGGCAAAAGAGATCATTGGAAAAAGTCTGTTTGATTTCCTGGGTGATAATGCTGATGTTCCGGGGATTAAAACAACACTGAACCACATTGTCCGGAACAGAAAACCTATTCGCGGTATGGAATATTGCTGTAGCACAAAATGTGGACAAAATCGTGTTTTGTTTGTAAACGCTCTGCCGTTTTCCGATGAAGAGGGGGAGATTGCAGGGTATCAGGGTACGGTTGAAGATGTAACTTGTCGCAAAACTGCTGAAGAATCTCTGCGTCAGAGTGAAGAGAAATACCGCGCTATATTTGACAAGTCAGTCCAGGGCATGTATCTCCATGACTTTGAGGGTAAAATAATAGATGTTAACCAGATGGCATGTGAGCAGTCCGGATATTCAAGAGAAGAGCTCTTGTCAAAGACAATCTTCGATTTCGGGCCGATAGTAATTAAAAACGATGGCCGCTCAATAGAACATTTAATGAGAGAGTGGAAAACCTGGAACCCTGGTGAACGGGTAATTCTGGAACTGGAAAGTCGCAAAAAAGACGGGAGGGTTTATACTGTTGAGATCTCAACAGGTGTAATCCGCTATGGACAGCGAAATCTTATTCTTGCACTGGCTCAGGATATTACTGTACGAAGAAAAACAGAAGAAAGCCTTTTGAATATTCAGAAACTTGAATCCTTGGGGATTCTTGCCGGTGGTATTGCACACGATTTCAATAACCTGCTTACCGGTATTTTCGGATTTATAGATATGGCAAGGAACGAAACCAGTGATGAAAGTGTAAGGGGATATTTAACTGAAGCTGTGGAATCAATTGATAGAGCGAGGGGGTTGACAAATCAGTTGCTTACTTTTGCACGGGGGGGAGCCCCGGTTAAAAAACCGTGCAACATGCCCTCATTTATTAAAAAGACAGCTCTTTTTGCGCTCAGTGGTTCTAAACTCTCCTGCCGGTTTGGGTTACCGGATGAATTGTGGATGTGTAACATAGATGCCGCTCAGATTGCGCAGGTTCTTGACAACATTATTATTAATGCCATCCAGGCAATGCCTTCGGGAGGGGAAATTGAAATATCTGCTGTCAATACTCCAATAAGGCCCGAAGCTCACCCTAAGCTCTCAGCCGGCGATTATCTCAGGATAACCATAAAAGATTATGGAACAGGTATTCCTGAAAATATTCAGACAAAAATATTTGACCCTTTTTTCACAACCAAACTCAATGGTCATGGACTGGGACTTGCTACAAGTTTTTCTATTATCAAGCGACATGGTGGTTGCATAGAAGTTGAGTCAGTACCTGGCAAGGGAAGTGTATTTTTCCTCTACATCCCAACCTCCAGGGAGAGTATACCCGGGCAACCCCAGAAAATATCCAGAGCACACAGGGGCACAGGGTGTATACTGGTTATGGATGATGATGAATTGATTCAGGCTACCGTTAAAAATATGCTCAAAATGCTTGGTTATACATCCCTGAGTGCAAAAGAGGGAGCTGAGGCGATTGAGATGTTTTATGCAGATCATAAGGGGGAGAGGAGAATTACAGGGATGATTTTTGATCTGACAATACCGGGGGGTATGGGGGGATTGAAAGCTGTTACAGAGATCCGCAATACTGACAGGGAAATTCCGGTAATTGTGGCAAGCGGTTATGCGGATGATCCAGTTATAGCAAACCCCGAACGCTATGGTTTTACCGCAAGTATCTGTAAACCATTTAGGGTTTCTGAATTAGCAGAAGTCCTTGCTGTTAATTGTAACAAATCTGATTGCATTTCAAACGAATAA
- a CDS encoding acetyltransferase, which produces MNSLYRLRKREISKAGDVLADAFLNDPVWTKAFEGEADFDKKFKSFSETPLRYALKYGEVYASSECLEGVAALVPGHLAEMTPWRMLLSSSMITGIRMGSVASKRLMPLWLVMSHHRKEITAGKDFLYLMIIGVASKFQKQGYGKKLLNSIIRKSESEGKMIYLETETEENVAIYEKFGFEVVKKFTVPIFELPMWIMIRQPRG; this is translated from the coding sequence ATGAACAGCTTGTACAGGTTGAGAAAAAGAGAAATTTCAAAAGCAGGAGATGTTTTGGCTGATGCATTTCTCAATGACCCGGTATGGACAAAGGCATTTGAAGGAGAAGCTGATTTTGATAAAAAGTTCAAATCATTTTCGGAAACCCCTCTTCGCTATGCTTTAAAATACGGGGAGGTGTACGCTTCATCGGAGTGTCTGGAAGGGGTAGCGGCATTGGTTCCGGGGCATCTGGCGGAAATGACTCCCTGGAGAATGCTTCTGAGTAGCTCCATGATTACAGGAATAAGAATGGGGTCAGTTGCAAGTAAAAGGCTTATGCCTTTATGGCTTGTCATGTCTCATCACCGAAAAGAAATCACTGCGGGAAAAGATTTTTTGTACCTGATGATTATTGGTGTCGCTTCTAAATTCCAGAAGCAGGGGTATGGAAAGAAGCTGCTGAACAGTATTATCAGAAAAAGTGAGAGTGAAGGTAAAATGATCTATTTGGAAACTGAAACAGAGGAAAATGTCGCTATATATGAGAAGTTTGGGTTTGAGGTGGTGAAAAAGTTCACCGTTCCCATCTTTGAGCTTCCAATGTGGATCATGATCCGGCAACCCAGGGGCTAA
- a CDS encoding 1-deoxy-D-xylulose 5-phosphate synthase — protein MSLLDKIQSPSDLRDMSAEQLSELSQELRDFLVHSVSKTGGHLASSLGVVELTIALHYCFKTPTDKIVWDVGHQAYAHKILTGRKERFNTLRQYGGISGFPRISESEYDHFSVGHASTSISAALGLAIGRDLRKEDHSVVAVIGDGSLSGGLALEGLNNLGSSSTRMTVILNDNEMSIAKNVGALSRYLTRVITDKRYNKLKTEIWELLGNLSNVGKGLRSIVRTVDDAIKHVIIPGKLFEDMGLRYIGPVDGHNISEMKEIFDFVRNETNGPVLIHTITKKGKGYSYAEENSTKYHGISKFSPNTGNVIKKPAPPSYSEIFGNSMVELGHQCENLVAITAAMPDGTGLNSFKSTFPERFFDVGIAEEHAVTFAAGLALKGLKPVVAIYSTFMQRAYDQVMQDVALDKTNVIFCLDRAGLVGDDGPTHHGMFDISYLRTVPGAVIMAPKDEKEMRDMMYTAVKYEDGPVFIRYPRGCGTGAPTDLPFTQLNIGTPEILARGENCALVSIGDSYSDAKSVHDKLAEEGIETTLVDARFAKPLSKEFYREIFSNHPHIVTFENNALPGGFGSALMELAEEMELESPPKIMRIGLPDLFVGHGDVAMLKKEHGLDTDSMMKKISRFLRIKPQCIAEKTELSSS, from the coding sequence TTGAGTCTTTTAGATAAAATACAATCACCATCTGACCTCAGAGATATGTCTGCTGAGCAGCTCAGTGAGCTTTCCCAGGAACTTCGTGATTTTCTGGTTCATTCAGTAAGCAAAACCGGTGGTCATCTTGCCTCCAGCTTAGGAGTTGTAGAATTAACCATAGCACTTCACTACTGTTTCAAAACACCTACAGATAAGATCGTTTGGGATGTGGGGCATCAGGCTTACGCTCATAAAATTCTCACCGGCAGAAAAGAGCGTTTCAACACTCTCAGACAGTATGGGGGAATAAGCGGTTTCCCAAGGATCTCCGAAAGCGAGTATGATCATTTTTCAGTTGGTCATGCCTCCACATCGATCAGCGCCGCACTCGGCCTTGCAATCGGAAGGGATCTCAGGAAAGAGGACCACTCTGTTGTTGCCGTTATCGGAGATGGTTCCCTTAGCGGCGGTCTTGCACTCGAGGGTCTCAACAATTTGGGGTCAAGCTCCACACGAATGACCGTTATTCTCAATGACAACGAAATGTCCATCGCAAAAAATGTGGGAGCTCTTTCGCGTTACCTCACCAGAGTTATCACCGATAAGCGCTACAACAAACTCAAAACTGAAATCTGGGAACTTCTGGGCAACCTCTCCAATGTCGGCAAAGGTTTACGCTCGATAGTAAGGACCGTGGATGATGCCATAAAGCATGTGATTATCCCAGGTAAACTATTTGAGGATATGGGGCTGAGGTACATAGGTCCTGTGGATGGACACAACATATCAGAAATGAAAGAAATCTTCGATTTTGTAAGAAATGAAACCAACGGACCGGTTCTTATCCATACCATTACCAAAAAGGGTAAGGGATACAGCTATGCGGAAGAGAACTCCACCAAATACCACGGTATCAGCAAGTTCTCTCCCAATACCGGTAATGTGATCAAAAAGCCAGCTCCTCCTTCATATAGTGAGATTTTCGGTAATTCAATGGTCGAACTGGGACACCAGTGTGAAAATCTGGTAGCGATTACCGCTGCTATGCCCGATGGGACAGGCCTAAACAGCTTTAAGAGTACTTTCCCCGAAAGATTCTTCGATGTGGGAATAGCTGAGGAGCACGCTGTTACCTTTGCCGCAGGGCTGGCATTAAAGGGGCTTAAACCCGTTGTGGCAATCTATTCGACCTTTATGCAAAGAGCGTATGATCAGGTTATGCAGGATGTTGCACTCGACAAAACCAATGTTATTTTCTGCCTCGACCGGGCTGGTTTGGTTGGGGATGATGGTCCCACTCACCACGGAATGTTTGATATCTCCTATTTAAGGACTGTGCCAGGGGCAGTAATTATGGCACCAAAAGATGAAAAAGAGATGCGGGATATGATGTACACCGCGGTAAAATATGAGGATGGCCCCGTATTTATTCGCTACCCGAGAGGATGTGGCACCGGGGCACCGACTGATCTTCCTTTCACCCAGCTGAACATCGGTACTCCAGAAATTCTGGCCAGAGGGGAAAACTGCGCCCTGGTATCGATTGGTGACAGTTATTCTGATGCAAAGTCCGTTCACGACAAGCTTGCAGAAGAGGGGATCGAAACGACCTTGGTTGACGCCCGGTTCGCAAAACCGCTCAGTAAAGAATTCTACCGTGAAATTTTTTCAAATCATCCCCATATTGTTACTTTTGAAAACAACGCACTCCCCGGCGGCTTTGGCTCTGCGTTGATGGAGCTTGCAGAGGAGATGGAGCTTGAATCGCCTCCGAAAATTATGCGGATCGGACTTCCTGACCTGTTTGTCGGGCACGGAGATGTTGCGATGCTGAAAAAAGAACATGGGCTCGATACCGATTCGATGATGAAAAAAATCAGCCGTTTTCTTCGGATAAAACCTCAGTGCATCGCAGAAAAGACTGAGCTGTCCAGTTCATAA
- a CDS encoding tRNA-guanine transglycosylase produces the protein MKNNSVFSLISKDSKSNARAGVLKTDHGEIETPIFMPVGTQATVKSLSPQELNECGSPIILANTYHLHLRPGDELIRDAGGLHCFENWNGSILTDSGGFQVFSLRDISRISDEGVEFRSHIDGSKHFFSPERVMEIQHNLGADIIMVFDECPPSDAPTAVVEKAVERTLRWAQRCMEHHSSLPFHHDYSQLLFGIVQGGTVEELRRRCARELVSMDFPGYALGGLAVGEDLRTTYEVVGYSAVLLPENKPRYLMGVGTPVDILECVERGIDMFDCVLPTRNARNGSCFSWNGKINIRNASHTRDFDQPLDRECGCYACRNFSRAYIRHLYMAGEILAIRLLTLHNIYFYMELVRNIRHHILEGDFVEWKREVLARMCPARDLSVQAKGDRSDEC, from the coding sequence ATGAAAAATAATTCTGTATTTTCGTTAATATCCAAAGATTCGAAAAGTAACGCCAGGGCGGGAGTCTTAAAAACTGATCACGGCGAAATTGAAACTCCCATATTCATGCCTGTGGGAACTCAGGCCACAGTGAAATCCCTCTCCCCTCAGGAGCTGAATGAGTGTGGGAGCCCCATTATTCTTGCAAATACTTATCATTTGCACTTAAGACCGGGGGATGAGCTTATACGGGATGCCGGTGGGTTGCACTGTTTTGAGAACTGGAATGGTTCCATCCTGACCGACAGTGGGGGATTTCAGGTTTTCAGCTTAAGGGATATCTCCAGGATTAGTGATGAAGGAGTTGAGTTTAGATCCCATATCGACGGTTCAAAACACTTTTTCTCCCCAGAAAGGGTCATGGAGATACAGCACAACCTGGGGGCCGATATTATAATGGTTTTTGATGAATGCCCTCCATCTGATGCTCCGACGGCGGTTGTGGAGAAGGCCGTAGAGAGAACGCTGCGATGGGCTCAGCGTTGCATGGAGCATCACAGCAGTCTCCCTTTCCATCACGATTACTCCCAGCTTCTGTTTGGGATAGTTCAGGGTGGAACAGTTGAGGAGCTTAGGCGCAGATGTGCCCGTGAGCTGGTAAGTATGGATTTCCCCGGCTATGCTTTGGGAGGTCTGGCTGTGGGGGAGGATCTCAGAACAACTTATGAAGTTGTAGGCTATTCTGCGGTGTTACTTCCGGAAAACAAGCCCCGCTATCTGATGGGAGTGGGGACCCCTGTAGATATACTCGAGTGTGTGGAGCGTGGGATCGATATGTTTGACTGTGTACTTCCCACACGTAATGCCCGTAACGGTTCCTGCTTTTCGTGGAACGGTAAGATAAACATAAGAAACGCCTCTCACACGCGGGATTTTGACCAGCCACTTGACAGAGAATGCGGCTGCTATGCCTGCAGGAATTTCAGCCGTGCTTATATCAGACATCTTTATATGGCGGGGGAAATTCTGGCAATCAGGCTTTTGACGCTTCATAATATTTATTTCTACATGGAGCTTGTGAGAAACATAAGACATCATATCCTTGAAGGTGATTTTGTTGAGTGGAAAAGAGAGGTGCTGGCAAGAATGTGTCCGGCCAGGGATTTATCGGTTCAGGCAAAGGGTGACAGAAGTGATGAATGTTAA